Proteins encoded by one window of Ulvibacter sp. MAR_2010_11:
- the gcvH gene encoding glycine cleavage system protein GcvH — protein MSVPSNLKYTEDHEWVLIDGDIATVGITEFAQGELGDIVYVEVESVDETLERHAIFGTVEAVKTVSDLFLPLSGEIIEFNESLESEPEKVNSDPYGEGWMIKIKISNPEEVEDLLDDAAYKKIIGA, from the coding sequence ATGAGTGTACCTTCAAACTTAAAGTATACAGAAGACCACGAATGGGTATTAATAGACGGTGACATTGCCACGGTTGGAATTACCGAATTTGCTCAAGGAGAACTTGGGGATATTGTATATGTTGAAGTTGAATCAGTCGATGAAACTCTGGAGAGACATGCAATCTTTGGAACAGTAGAAGCCGTGAAGACAGTTTCTGATCTTTTTTTACCGCTCTCTGGTGAAATTATAGAGTTTAATGAAAGTCTGGAATCTGAACCGGAAAAAGTAAATTCAGATCCCTACGGGGAGGGTTGGATGATAAAAATTAAAATTTCTAACCCCGAAGAAGTAGAAGATTTACTGGATGACGCCGCTTATAAAAAAATTATCGGAGCGTAA
- a CDS encoding energy transducer TonB: MKPSVNIFKSNQPKLLSKREDKKSINITWNSRLFFQLGLIVSLLTVFFVMESTFGLTADSYAVKKRITIDEPNTIHTIVIMDETPKSKVLREKQIPKTPKVKQRAITNVIPMVDTPDNDTQETPVAPNDNPPVNTNPNTLSTTTTLPDDNKPRSLLGVEFVPVFPGCEKLATNKERIECMSSKISSFIGNRFNTDKFSDNASGKPQRIDVQFKIDSHGNVTDVRARARDNSLAEEAKRVVDRLPQMQPGKQGGRNVDVMYSIPITVIIN; this comes from the coding sequence ATGAAACCATCTGTGAACATTTTTAAAAGCAACCAACCAAAATTGCTTTCTAAGAGAGAGGATAAAAAGAGTATTAACATCACCTGGAATTCCAGATTGTTTTTTCAACTGGGGCTTATTGTGAGCTTGCTCACCGTATTTTTCGTTATGGAAAGTACTTTTGGCCTGACAGCAGATTCTTATGCTGTCAAAAAGCGAATAACCATCGACGAGCCTAACACAATTCACACTATTGTGATAATGGACGAAACACCCAAGTCTAAGGTACTACGGGAAAAGCAAATTCCTAAAACACCAAAGGTGAAGCAACGCGCAATAACTAATGTTATACCTATGGTCGATACCCCCGATAATGATACACAGGAAACACCAGTGGCGCCTAATGATAATCCCCCGGTGAACACCAACCCCAATACACTTAGTACGACTACGACTCTGCCGGACGACAACAAGCCCAGATCGTTACTTGGAGTAGAATTTGTACCTGTGTTTCCGGGTTGTGAAAAATTGGCTACCAATAAAGAGCGTATCGAATGTATGTCTTCAAAGATTAGTAGCTTTATAGGAAACCGTTTTAACACCGATAAATTTTCGGACAATGCTTCCGGGAAACCGCAACGAATTGACGTTCAGTTTAAAATTGACTCTCATGGTAATGTAACCGATGTTAGAGCAAGAGCTCGGGACAATTCATTGGCAGAGGAGGCAAAAAGAGTGGTCGATAGGTTACCTCAAATGCAACCGGGCAAACAGGGAGGAAGAAATGTTGATGTGATGTATTCCATACCTATCACGGTAATTATCAATTAA
- the ruvA gene encoding Holliday junction branch migration protein RuvA, translating to MITHIEGRLVEKNPTDVVIDCNGVGYLIHISLHTFSKLPAGENVKLYTHLQIREDAHTLYGFSGVTEREIFRLLLSVSGVGANTARTMLSSLSPQQVTEAIASEDVVTIQSVKGIGLKTAQRVILDLKDKILKVYGLEDVSAVSSNTNKNEALSALETLGFARKQAEKVCDKIVQQNPDATVEMIIKQALKNL from the coding sequence ATGATTACCCACATTGAGGGCAGACTTGTAGAGAAAAATCCGACGGATGTTGTTATAGACTGTAATGGGGTAGGGTATTTAATACATATTTCGTTACATACATTTTCCAAACTCCCCGCAGGTGAAAATGTAAAACTATACACACATTTGCAGATTCGTGAAGATGCTCATACATTGTACGGGTTTTCAGGAGTTACGGAACGTGAGATATTTAGATTGTTACTATCCGTTTCGGGGGTTGGGGCAAATACCGCGAGAACCATGTTATCGTCATTGTCCCCTCAGCAGGTAACCGAAGCAATTGCTTCAGAAGATGTAGTAACAATTCAGTCTGTAAAAGGGATAGGTTTGAAAACAGCGCAGCGCGTTATTTTAGACTTAAAAGATAAAATTTTAAAAGTATACGGTTTGGAAGATGTTTCTGCCGTTTCGAGCAATACGAATAAAAATGAAGCGTTATCTGCTTTGGAGACATTAGGCTTTGCTCGAAAACAAGCTGAAAAGGTATGCGACAAGATTGTTCAGCAAAACCCTGATGCTACGGTGGAAATGATTATAAAACAAGCTTTAAAAAATTTGTAA
- a CDS encoding energy transducer TonB, with translation MKPKKNPKVDLSRRSMLFFQLGMILMLFIAWRAIEYKTYDRSLDTDTLAVSDELEEEIPITQQLTPPPPPPPPPPAPEVIEVVEDEQEVEETIVKSTETNQEAEIVEIAEIEEAIEEEIADVPFAVIENVPIYPGCESASGNNAKKACMSEQIDKFVKKEFNGDLAGDLGLEGIQRIFVRFKIDKNGNVVDVQARAPHPKLEEEAVRVVKRLPKMTPGKQRGKPVGVLYSLPIRFQVE, from the coding sequence ATGAAACCCAAGAAAAATCCGAAAGTAGATCTCAGCAGGAGAAGCATGCTTTTTTTTCAATTAGGAATGATTTTAATGCTATTTATTGCTTGGCGTGCCATCGAATATAAAACATACGACAGATCATTAGATACAGATACTTTAGCGGTTAGTGATGAGTTAGAGGAAGAAATTCCCATTACACAACAGCTAACACCTCCACCTCCACCACCTCCACCGCCACCGGCTCCGGAAGTGATTGAAGTAGTTGAAGATGAACAGGAAGTAGAAGAGACTATTGTAAAATCTACGGAAACCAATCAGGAGGCCGAGATTGTTGAAATTGCCGAAATTGAAGAGGCTATTGAAGAAGAAATTGCAGATGTACCTTTTGCTGTAATTGAAAACGTGCCAATCTATCCCGGTTGTGAAAGTGCTTCAGGAAACAATGCGAAGAAAGCATGTATGTCTGAGCAAATCGACAAATTTGTAAAAAAGGAATTCAATGGGGATTTGGCAGGAGATTTAGGCTTGGAAGGAATTCAAAGAATATTTGTTCGGTTTAAAATTGACAAGAACGGAAATGTTGTAGATGTGCAAGCACGTGCACCACATCCTAAATTGGAAGAAGAAGCTGTAAGAGTTGTAAAACGTCTTCCAAAAATGACTCCCGGAAAACAACGCGGAAAGCCGGTAGGAGTACTTTATTCGCTTCCTATCCGATTCCAAGTAGAATAA
- a CDS encoding VanZ family protein, with protein MTPLIKKLSERKTLLIFATLYTVVVTIALLLPAGGLPRIDFIPVDKLVHICIHVGLVLLWLFYGYKLKNHQGLFPLIIIVVVACLLYGIIIEVLQDKYTVTRQADIMDVLANVLGSIIGIFLFLRTKQRFKT; from the coding sequence ATGACGCCGCTTATAAAAAAATTATCGGAGCGTAAAACACTCCTTATTTTCGCGACGCTGTATACGGTGGTGGTAACTATTGCCTTACTACTGCCTGCCGGAGGACTTCCAAGAATTGATTTTATACCCGTAGACAAATTAGTGCATATATGTATCCATGTGGGCCTGGTTTTGCTATGGTTATTCTACGGTTATAAGTTAAAGAACCATCAAGGATTATTTCCATTAATTATAATTGTAGTAGTAGCATGTCTTCTATATGGCATAATAATTGAGGTGTTACAAGACAAATATACGGTAACAAGACAGGCCGATATAATGGATGTTTTGGCCAATGTATTAGGTTCAATTATTGGAATCTTCTTGTTTTTGAGAACAAAACAGAGGTTTAAAACTTAA
- the sprA gene encoding cell surface protein SprA — protein MGAKNYDYINSFSKLLLVIGFIFGSYSSVVAQDSTATGSSMGRLDLPNPPSIQDVYTYDPITDRYIYTQAIGGFTISYPIILTPDEYRELVMKEQMKAYFKEKIDAADGRKEGSEEAQKNLLPTFYVNSNFFESVFGGNTIEVIPQGSVEMDLGLLYTKQDNPAFSPRNRSNLSFDFDQRISLSLLGKVGERLQVTANYDTQSTFDFQNQIKLEYTPTEDDIIQKIEVGNVSMPLNSSLIQGAQSLFGVKTQLQFGKTTITGVFSEQKSETRSVTAEGGATITDFELYASEYDENRHFFLAHYFRDRYDEALKQYPFINSNVQITRAEVWITNRSNRTENVRNIVAIQDIGESKAENIGLNVIPGGFINQPGNSYPDNRNNDFNPFGIDGSQQSLLNSAIRDIATVNQGFSGVGVNEGLDYVTLENARQLTQTEYQLNSQLGYISLNQRLNNDEVLAIAFQFTVNGKVYQVGEFANDGVEASGGEIPNPDPSEPPLQGIAQNLVVKLLKSNITSVNEPIWDLMMKNIYPLGAYQLEQEDFRLNILYTSPSPLNYISPVDGTPFPDPDPSNPNDVDIAEATLLRVFNLDRLNFNNDPQQGGDGFFDFLPGVTVDTQNGRIIFTSVEPFGEYLFKELDNTPNGGPEDYNNPATYNANQNKYVFRSLYSTTKTEAEQEDSDKNFFQLKGSYKSTGADGIPIGAFNIPQGSVTVTANGRTLVEGVDYTVNYQLGRVQILDPALLNSNTPISITTENNALFGQQTKRFTGLNVEHKFSNKFQIGATYLNLNERPLTQKSSYNVEPINNTILGFNANYSTEVPFLTRLVNHLPNIDTDVESNLSIRGEFAYLMPGAPKVSDFNGKATVYVDDFEASQTALDVGSPLSWFLSSTPDRFDNDADNSNLAYNYNRAKLNWYTIDPIFYSSQRPAGISDDDISNPFTRRVFRDEIFPEQDIIQGQTQALFTLDLAYYPGERGPYNFNPLANGGNTLPNPETRFGGIMRQLTTTDFERSNVEYIQFWVMDPYYHDPSLNDSGELYFNLGNISEDILKDGRKQYENGLPKDGGTLNTTPTVYGKVPTNQSLVYTFDTQGQERINQDIGYDGINDATEAAQFPAFGGLADPAGDNYQYFLQAEGGIVDRYRNYNGTEGNSPEVVGNDNRGSTAQPDVEDINRDNTMNTVNSYYEYRIPISRDMNSMNNEFITDEKILNGITLPNNSTVDVRWVQFKVPIDQADAAIGGISDFRSIRFMRMYMTGFSEPTVLRFGTLELIRGDYRRFAKSLQVPTDDPDDDDTLFEVETVSIEENSGSYVLPPGVIREELNNNNNIIRQNEQSLVLRVCGLESGDGRAVYKNFNVDMRQYENLEMFIHAEGLDNETIPSDGELVAFIRLGTDLDQNFYEVEIPLNISAESLIPEVVWPIENRLNLPLNLLQKAKTATLGDINVDPTQITFYNQIDLDPDSAAGPENDLRIGVKGNPSFGNVRTIMLGLKNPTTNELCGEVWFNELRLSDLKNQGGWAAVVNMDANVADFATVSGTAGRSTVGFGSIEQGPNQRSREDVQQYDVVTNVNLGQLLPRKWGIQLPFNYGRAEELITPQYDPEFDDIELNDRIDDTEDPTRKDEIKQQSVDYTKRQSINFIGVRKDRTGTKKPMPYDVENFTFSYSYNQVNHHDFEIAEALDQNVRVGGTYNYTFAPANFEPFKKNDSIFNGKYWQFLKDLNFNLLPSNITSSSNIIRQYNEQKFRELDLIPGNIGLPTLYQRNFLFDWQYSINHNLTKSLRFNFNSSNNRIVTNYIDEQGFADNSIGVWDGFFDVGEPNQHFQSLQINYDLPFSKFPFLKFIRATYSYTGDFQWQDGSDLFNSIPITLNDGTTQTYDLGNSVQNASTHRINSSLDMNNFYKYVGLTKIKAGNQSGAGDNNGGVELKGGPGSRGGKDGGKGGEEEKSKEEQNTTGLGETSGSNAGAGAANSGSLSGGDKAVNTLIGLLTSIKKIQLNYLENNGIFLPGYTPSVGFVGTLKPSTGFTFGSQAEIRDLAARKGWLTLYPEFNDQYTEVESKQLDAQVNIELIPDLKIDLNGSRIYSENYAENYIVEDGLYRSLTPTTFGNFNISTVLIKTAFSTSDENSSAAFSDFRTNRLVIADRLATEFYGTSTFPRDEDGYPVGFGKSSQDVLLPAFLSAYKGSDASNEKTGIFRDVPLPNWDVKYTGLMKLEWFKKRFKRFSVQHGYRAGYTVNQFQTNLDYDPLVPEATDQSGNFKSRIFLTNVNLTEQFSPLIRVDFEMKNSIKILAELRKDRALSLSFANNLLTEIKGNEVVVGLGYRIADLRIGTNFGGKKQILKSDLNFKLDVSRRDNKTIIRYLDIENNQTTAGQTIYGLQFSADYALSKNLTALFYYDHTFSEYAISTAFPQTTIRSGLTLRYNFGN, from the coding sequence TTGGGCGCAAAAAATTACGATTACATCAATAGCTTTAGTAAGCTTCTCTTAGTTATAGGTTTCATTTTTGGTAGTTACAGTTCTGTAGTTGCACAGGACTCTACCGCTACAGGTTCTTCCATGGGAAGATTGGATTTGCCAAACCCTCCAAGTATACAGGACGTCTATACCTACGATCCTATTACCGATAGATATATTTACACCCAGGCGATAGGTGGTTTCACTATTAGCTATCCCATTATACTTACTCCCGATGAATACCGGGAATTGGTTATGAAGGAGCAGATGAAGGCCTATTTTAAAGAAAAAATTGATGCAGCCGATGGTAGAAAGGAAGGGTCTGAAGAAGCACAGAAAAACTTACTCCCAACCTTTTATGTAAACTCAAACTTTTTCGAATCGGTTTTCGGCGGAAATACCATCGAAGTTATTCCACAGGGTAGTGTGGAAATGGACCTGGGTCTTTTATACACAAAACAGGATAACCCGGCCTTTTCGCCTCGTAACCGAAGCAATCTTTCTTTCGATTTCGATCAACGAATCAGTTTAAGTTTATTAGGTAAAGTTGGAGAACGACTTCAGGTAACAGCCAACTACGACACACAATCTACCTTCGATTTCCAAAACCAGATAAAATTAGAATACACTCCTACCGAGGACGATATCATTCAGAAAATTGAGGTTGGAAACGTAAGTATGCCACTCAACAGTTCCTTAATTCAAGGAGCGCAAAGCTTATTTGGAGTAAAGACACAGCTTCAGTTTGGTAAGACAACCATTACAGGCGTTTTTTCGGAACAAAAATCGGAAACCAGATCGGTTACCGCTGAAGGAGGAGCCACAATTACCGACTTCGAATTATACGCTTCCGAATACGACGAGAATCGTCACTTCTTCCTGGCACATTATTTTAGAGATCGTTACGACGAAGCTTTAAAACAATATCCTTTTATTAATTCGAACGTTCAAATTACCAGAGCAGAAGTTTGGATTACCAATCGTTCCAATAGAACCGAAAATGTGAGAAACATTGTTGCGATTCAGGACATTGGAGAGTCCAAGGCAGAAAATATTGGTCTGAATGTTATTCCGGGAGGTTTTATAAACCAACCGGGTAATTCGTATCCCGATAACAGAAATAACGACTTTAATCCCTTCGGAATTGATGGGAGTCAACAGTCGCTTTTAAATAGTGCCATTCGGGATATTGCAACGGTAAACCAAGGATTTTCGGGTGTTGGTGTAAATGAAGGATTGGATTACGTTACGTTGGAAAATGCCAGACAACTAACGCAAACCGAGTATCAATTAAACTCTCAATTGGGGTATATATCCTTGAATCAGCGTTTGAATAATGATGAGGTTTTGGCGATAGCATTTCAGTTTACCGTAAACGGAAAGGTTTACCAGGTAGGAGAATTTGCCAATGACGGAGTAGAAGCTTCAGGCGGTGAAATTCCAAATCCTGATCCAAGTGAACCACCATTGCAAGGAATTGCTCAGAACTTGGTGGTTAAATTATTGAAGAGTAATATTACCAGTGTTAACGAACCTATTTGGGACTTGATGATGAAAAACATCTATCCTTTAGGAGCATATCAACTGGAGCAGGAAGATTTCAGATTAAATATTTTATATACAAGTCCGTCGCCATTAAATTACATTTCTCCGGTAGACGGAACACCTTTCCCCGATCCGGATCCTAGCAATCCCAACGATGTGGATATTGCGGAGGCAACCTTATTACGGGTGTTTAATTTGGATCGATTGAATTTTAATAACGATCCACAGCAAGGAGGCGATGGCTTTTTCGATTTCCTTCCGGGAGTTACCGTCGATACGCAAAACGGGCGTATTATTTTTACAAGTGTCGAACCTTTTGGAGAATATTTATTTAAGGAATTGGACAATACTCCCAATGGAGGCCCCGAAGATTATAACAATCCGGCAACCTATAATGCCAATCAAAATAAATACGTTTTCAGATCGCTGTATTCTACAACTAAAACGGAGGCAGAACAGGAGGATAGCGATAAGAACTTTTTTCAGTTAAAGGGTAGTTACAAATCGACCGGTGCCGATGGAATTCCTATTGGAGCGTTTAATATTCCACAGGGTTCCGTTACTGTTACTGCAAATGGTAGAACCTTGGTAGAAGGTGTGGATTATACCGTAAATTATCAGTTAGGAAGGGTTCAAATCTTAGATCCCGCGTTGCTTAATTCGAATACGCCAATTAGTATCACAACCGAAAATAACGCATTGTTTGGACAGCAAACCAAGCGTTTTACAGGGTTGAATGTAGAGCATAAGTTTAGTAATAAATTTCAGATTGGTGCCACTTATTTAAATCTGAATGAGCGACCGTTGACGCAGAAATCTTCCTATAATGTTGAGCCAATCAACAATACCATATTAGGTTTTAATGCCAACTATTCTACCGAAGTACCTTTCCTAACCAGATTGGTAAATCATCTTCCCAACATCGATACCGATGTAGAATCGAACCTCTCCATACGAGGTGAGTTTGCTTACCTGATGCCGGGAGCACCAAAAGTTTCCGATTTTAACGGAAAGGCTACCGTATATGTAGACGATTTTGAGGCATCCCAAACAGCATTAGATGTTGGAAGTCCGTTATCATGGTTTCTTTCGAGCACACCCGATAGATTTGATAACGATGCCGATAATTCGAATCTCGCCTACAACTACAATCGTGCAAAATTAAATTGGTATACCATAGATCCTATTTTTTATAGCAGTCAGCGTCCGGCCGGGATTAGCGATGATGATATTTCGAATCCGTTTACGCGTAGAGTTTTCAGAGATGAAATTTTTCCGGAGCAAGATATTATTCAAGGCCAAACACAAGCCTTATTTACACTCGATTTAGCCTATTATCCGGGTGAAAGAGGGCCTTATAACTTTAACCCCTTGGCCAACGGAGGCAATACCTTGCCGAATCCCGAAACGAGGTTTGGAGGTATTATGCGGCAGCTTACCACCACCGATTTTGAGCGTTCCAACGTAGAATACATTCAGTTCTGGGTAATGGATCCTTATTACCATGACCCATCACTTAACGATAGTGGAGAGTTATACTTTAACCTGGGAAATATTTCCGAAGACATTTTAAAAGACGGAAGAAAGCAATATGAAAATGGTCTTCCAAAAGATGGAGGAACCTTAAATACTACTCCAACAGTTTACGGAAAAGTACCTACCAATCAATCATTGGTGTATACTTTCGATACACAGGGCCAGGAACGTATTAATCAGGATATTGGGTACGATGGAATTAACGATGCTACCGAAGCGGCACAGTTTCCTGCATTTGGAGGTTTGGCCGATCCAGCAGGAGATAATTACCAGTATTTCTTACAGGCTGAAGGCGGAATTGTAGATCGCTATAGAAATTATAACGGAACTGAAGGTAACTCACCGGAGGTTGTTGGTAATGACAATCGTGGTTCTACGGCACAGCCTGATGTGGAAGATATTAACCGTGATAATACTATGAACACGGTGAACAGTTATTACGAATATAGAATTCCTATCTCCAGAGATATGAATAGTATGAATAACGAGTTTATTACCGATGAAAAAATTCTAAATGGTATCACACTTCCTAATAATTCTACGGTAGACGTTCGCTGGGTGCAGTTTAAGGTGCCAATTGATCAGGCCGATGCAGCAATTGGAGGTATTTCCGATTTCCGATCCATTCGTTTTATGAGAATGTATATGACCGGATTTAGCGAACCGACCGTTTTACGTTTTGGGACATTGGAATTAATTCGCGGTGATTACAGAAGATTTGCCAAATCGTTGCAGGTGCCTACCGATGACCCCGATGATGACGATACCCTTTTTGAAGTAGAAACCGTTAGCATTGAAGAAAATAGTGGTTCGTACGTATTGCCACCAGGAGTTATTAGAGAGGAACTCAACAATAACAACAATATTATTCGTCAGAATGAGCAATCTCTGGTATTGCGTGTTTGCGGACTTGAAAGTGGGGACGGGCGTGCAGTTTATAAGAATTTTAACGTAGACATGCGTCAGTACGAAAACCTTGAAATGTTTATTCACGCCGAAGGCTTAGACAATGAAACCATTCCTTCAGATGGAGAACTAGTGGCCTTTATCCGACTGGGAACCGATTTAGATCAGAACTTTTACGAGGTGGAAATTCCTTTAAATATTTCTGCGGAATCTCTTATCCCCGAAGTGGTATGGCCCATTGAAAACAGGTTAAACCTGCCATTGAACTTACTTCAGAAAGCAAAAACAGCAACTTTAGGAGATATAAATGTAGATCCTACTCAAATTACATTCTATAACCAAATAGATTTGGATCCCGACTCTGCAGCCGGGCCGGAAAACGATTTGCGTATTGGTGTGAAAGGAAATCCAAGTTTCGGAAACGTTCGAACCATTATGTTGGGTCTAAAAAATCCAACTACAAATGAGTTATGTGGTGAAGTTTGGTTTAATGAATTGCGCCTTTCAGATTTAAAAAATCAGGGAGGATGGGCTGCAGTGGTTAATATGGACGCAAACGTGGCCGATTTTGCTACAGTAAGCGGAACAGCAGGAAGAAGCACTGTTGGTTTTGGTTCCATAGAACAAGGCCCCAACCAACGGAGTCGTGAAGATGTACAACAATACGATGTAGTAACCAATGTAAATTTAGGTCAATTGCTTCCGCGTAAATGGGGGATCCAATTGCCTTTTAATTACGGGCGTGCAGAAGAATTGATTACGCCTCAGTACGATCCCGAGTTTGATGATATCGAGTTGAATGATCGTATTGATGATACGGAAGATCCTACAAGAAAGGATGAAATTAAACAACAATCTGTAGATTATACCAAACGTCAGAGTATTAATTTTATTGGTGTTCGGAAGGATAGAACCGGCACTAAAAAACCAATGCCTTACGATGTCGAAAACTTTACCTTTTCGTATTCATACAATCAGGTAAATCATCACGATTTTGAAATTGCCGAAGCCTTGGATCAAAATGTACGGGTTGGTGGAACGTATAACTATACTTTTGCACCGGCAAATTTTGAACCTTTCAAAAAGAACGATTCCATCTTTAATGGAAAGTACTGGCAATTTTTAAAAGATTTGAATTTTAATCTGTTGCCCTCTAACATTACTTCAAGTTCGAACATTATAAGACAGTACAACGAACAGAAATTTAGAGAGTTGGATTTAATTCCGGGGAATATTGGGCTGCCAACCTTATACCAACGTAATTTCCTTTTCGATTGGCAATATTCCATTAATCATAATCTTACTAAATCGTTGCGTTTCAATTTCAATTCGTCCAACAATCGAATTGTAACTAATTACATCGATGAGCAGGGATTTGCCGATAACTCAATTGGCGTTTGGGACGGATTTTTTGATGTAGGAGAGCCCAATCAGCACTTCCAATCACTGCAGATAAATTACGATTTACCATTTAGCAAGTTTCCGTTCTTGAAATTTATTAGAGCTACCTATTCATATACAGGAGATTTCCAATGGCAGGATGGAAGTGACTTGTTTAATAGTATTCCTATTACTTTAAACGATGGAACTACTCAGACCTACGATTTAGGAAATTCAGTTCAAAATGCAAGTACTCATAGAATTAATTCAAGTTTAGATATGAATAATTTCTATAAGTATGTAGGGTTGACAAAAATAAAGGCCGGTAATCAAAGTGGTGCGGGCGACAATAATGGTGGTGTCGAATTAAAAGGCGGACCCGGGAGTAGAGGCGGAAAAGACGGTGGTAAAGGTGGAGAAGAAGAAAAGAGCAAAGAGGAGCAAAACACTACCGGCCTTGGCGAGACTTCAGGAAGCAATGCTGGCGCCGGTGCTGCAAATTCAGGGTCGTTGAGTGGAGGAGATAAGGCAGTAAATACCCTAATTGGGTTGCTAACTTCAATTAAGAAAATACAGTTAAATTATCTGGAGAATAACGGTATTTTCTTGCCCGGTTATACTCCGTCTGTTGGGTTTGTAGGAACCTTAAAACCCAGTACAGGATTTACCTTCGGAAGTCAGGCAGAAATTAGAGATTTAGCAGCTCGTAAAGGGTGGCTAACACTCTACCCCGAATTTAACGATCAGTACACAGAGGTTGAAAGCAAGCAATTGGATGCTCAGGTAAATATTGAATTGATTCCCGACTTGAAAATTGATCTTAACGGAAGCAGAATTTATTCCGAAAATTATGCGGAAAACTATATAGTTGAAGACGGATTGTATCGTTCCTTGACCCCGACTACCTTTGGAAACTTTAATATTTCAACAGTTCTTATTAAGACAGCTTTTAGCACCAGCGATGAAAATAGTTCGGCAGCGTTTAGCGATTTTAGAACAAACCGACTGGTAATTGCAGATAGATTGGCTACAGAGTTTTATGGCACTTCCACCTTCCCTAGAGACGAAGATGGCTATCCCGTAGGTTTCGGGAAATCGAGTCAGGATGTGTTACTTCCGGCATTTCTTTCAGCCTATAAAGGTAGTGATGCTTCTAACGAGAAAACAGGAATATTCAGAGATGTACCGCTTCCCAACTGGGATGTGAAATACACCGGATTGATGAAATTGGAATGGTTTAAAAAACGATTTAAACGATTTTCTGTACAACATGGTTATAGAGCCGGATATACAGTAAATCAGTTTCAAACCAATTTGGATTACGATCCTCTTGTACCCGAAGCCACCGATCAATCGGGTAATTTCAAAAGCAGAATATTCCTGACCAATGTGAATCTAACTGAACAATTTTCACCTTTGATTCGTGTGGATTTTGAAATGAAGAATTCAATAAAGATATTGGCTGAATTGCGAAAAGACAGAGCCTTATCTTTAAGTTTCGCTAATAATTTACTTACCGAAATTAAAGGAAACGAGGTAGTTGTTGGTTTGGGGTATCGTATTGCTGACCTGAGAATAGGAACCAATTTTGGTGGAAAGAAGCAAATCCTTAAAAGTGACCTAAACTTTAAATTGGACGTTTCCAGAAGAGATAACAAAACTATTATTCGCTATCTGGATATCGAAAATAATCAGACAACAGCTGGGCAAACTATTTATGGGCTTCAGTTTTCGGCAGATTATGCCTTAAGTAAGAACCTAACGGCATTATTTTACTACGATCACACATTTTCAGAATATGCAATTTCTACTGCATTTCCGCAAACAACAATTAGAAGTGGGTTAACACTTCGATATAATTTTGGAAACTAA